One window of Cohnella hashimotonis genomic DNA carries:
- a CDS encoding response regulator transcription factor produces MKHILIVDDEPLTVKALVTVLRQYPQPVGSIRTAADGAQALRMIEESPPDLLLTDIRMRKMDGLELCRQVHERYPRIRKVIISGYGDFEYAQACISYGVKEYILKPFTPAKIHSLLAVLLPKSDSTFSIARFEEHIERIVEAVWALDTPQAEAQLEACRSYCRAASATEAEWANLMDDSLSMIRKRLAQRGFEPPAAAEPMPDAAGTDERYIGLYVQVLRWIDELALRRGGQDLMQKAKTYIDEHITREVSLEDVADFLGITPPYLSLLFKKVHKTSFVQYRIAKRIQLAKRLLEVPHHRTNDIAFEVGYENYPHFSRTFKKVTGLSPQEYRSKLGIK; encoded by the coding sequence ATGAAGCATATTCTCATCGTGGACGACGAACCGCTGACGGTGAAGGCGCTGGTCACCGTGCTTCGGCAGTACCCGCAGCCGGTCGGCTCGATCCGCACCGCGGCGGACGGCGCGCAGGCGCTGCGGATGATCGAAGAATCGCCGCCCGACCTGCTGCTAACCGATATCCGGATGCGGAAGATGGACGGCCTGGAGCTGTGCAGGCAGGTGCACGAGCGTTATCCGCGCATCCGCAAGGTGATCATCTCGGGCTACGGCGATTTCGAATACGCGCAGGCGTGCATTTCTTATGGCGTTAAAGAATATATTTTGAAACCGTTTACACCAGCCAAGATCCATAGTTTGCTCGCCGTGCTGCTGCCAAAGAGCGATTCGACGTTCTCGATCGCCCGCTTCGAGGAGCATATCGAGCGCATCGTCGAGGCCGTCTGGGCGCTCGACACGCCGCAGGCGGAGGCGCAGCTCGAGGCGTGCCGCTCCTACTGTAGGGCCGCGTCCGCCACCGAAGCGGAGTGGGCGAATCTGATGGACGACAGCCTGTCCATGATCCGCAAGCGTCTCGCGCAGCGTGGCTTCGAGCCGCCTGCAGCGGCCGAGCCGATGCCGGACGCGGCAGGCACCGACGAGCGTTATATCGGGTTATATGTCCAGGTGCTCCGGTGGATCGACGAGCTGGCGCTTCGCCGCGGTGGCCAGGATCTGATGCAGAAGGCCAAGACGTATATCGACGAGCACATCACCCGAGAAGTGTCGCTGGAGGACGTCGCCGATTTTCTCGGCATCACGCCCCCTTATCTAAGCCTGCTGTTCAAAAAGGTGCACAAGACGAGCTTCGTCCAGTACCGGATCGCCAAACGCATCCAGCTCGCCAAACGGCTGCTCGAGGTGCCGCATCACCGGACCAACGATATCGCCTTCGAGGTCGGCTACGAGAATTACCCGCATTTTTCGCGGACGTTTAAAAAGGTGACCGGCCTGTCGCCGCAGGAATACCGCAGCAAGCTGGGCATCAAATGA
- a CDS encoding sensor histidine kinase: MRKPSLARSIFVSMACLVIASVASVAFFSYRNSSVELRKQNEQHLIEIVSNVVHHTDLYLNSYERAHLSLVTNGDIRSFLDAPPADDYERYEVTHRIKEQVIEPLFLKSPEIMTVFLIDYNGNYAYYPNPELRLITDPLPRVTLEELEAETDDNGRLTIINNSVFSDSDNQLITLARKVYGGVYDRFKGILAIEIRADEFSTLWKGINLGQRGFFAIVDSQGRFVYNPDKSQIGQPLDEGLRAKMEQNQLHSFVDSSLGEKRMFVSLKSAYTGWNLMVSIPTAEIRRPIASIRYSSILVGAITLLLALAVAFRFGRTLTKPIQIIKNGMRQTERGNWVKIPKVQANNELDELIDRYNLMVTSLSELMEKLYRTELSKKDAELERQRAELQSLQLQINPHFLYNTLENIMSYAVIQQSSEITEIVDAMALMFRYSIQTYVEETAIVNELKHVLNYMTIMKHRIGREFELDVRIPPAFFLKKIARLTLQPLIENVFQHAFADGFEEYHYIRLDAWLEDDSLVVLLEDNGVGIAPARLALLQAQLEANQLAEAVKQSGSGRQQRGIGMMNVHRRIQLVFGVSYGLRIESVLGEGTKVYIRLPDAGTSSAAGQSGPTEGAGEREAM; this comes from the coding sequence ATGAGGAAGCCGTCGCTCGCCCGCAGCATCTTCGTCAGCATGGCCTGCCTCGTGATCGCGTCCGTGGCGTCCGTCGCTTTTTTCTCCTATCGCAATTCGTCCGTCGAGCTTCGCAAGCAGAACGAGCAGCACCTGATCGAGATCGTGTCCAACGTCGTACACCACACCGATCTCTATTTGAATTCGTACGAACGCGCGCATCTGTCGCTCGTGACCAACGGGGACATCCGCTCGTTCCTGGACGCGCCGCCGGCGGACGACTACGAGCGCTACGAGGTGACGCACCGGATCAAGGAGCAGGTCATCGAGCCGCTGTTCCTCAAGTCGCCGGAGATCATGACGGTCTTCCTGATCGACTACAACGGGAACTACGCCTATTATCCGAACCCCGAGCTTCGGCTTATTACCGATCCGCTGCCCCGGGTGACGCTCGAGGAGCTGGAGGCGGAGACCGACGACAACGGCCGGCTGACGATTATCAACAACAGCGTGTTCAGCGACAGCGACAACCAGCTCATCACGCTGGCGCGCAAAGTGTACGGCGGCGTCTACGACCGGTTCAAGGGAATCCTCGCGATCGAGATCCGGGCGGACGAGTTTTCCACGCTGTGGAAGGGCATCAATCTCGGCCAGCGGGGCTTCTTTGCCATCGTCGATTCCCAGGGGCGTTTCGTCTACAACCCGGACAAGTCGCAGATCGGCCAGCCGCTGGACGAGGGGCTGCGCGCCAAGATGGAGCAGAACCAGCTGCATTCCTTCGTCGACTCGTCGCTGGGCGAGAAGCGCATGTTCGTCAGCCTGAAATCCGCCTACACCGGCTGGAATCTCATGGTGTCGATCCCGACCGCCGAGATCCGGCGGCCGATCGCGAGCATTCGCTACTCGTCCATCCTGGTCGGCGCGATCACGCTGCTGCTTGCCCTGGCCGTCGCTTTTCGGTTCGGGCGCACGCTCACCAAGCCGATCCAGATCATCAAGAACGGCATGCGCCAGACGGAGCGGGGCAACTGGGTCAAGATCCCGAAGGTGCAGGCGAACAACGAGCTGGACGAGCTGATCGATCGTTACAACCTGATGGTGACGAGCCTGTCGGAGCTGATGGAGAAGCTGTATCGCACCGAGCTGAGCAAGAAGGATGCCGAGCTGGAACGGCAGCGGGCGGAGCTCCAGTCGCTGCAGCTGCAGATCAACCCGCACTTTTTATACAACACGCTGGAAAATATCATGAGCTACGCCGTCATCCAGCAGTCGTCCGAGATTACCGAGATCGTCGACGCGATGGCGCTCATGTTCCGTTATTCGATCCAGACGTACGTCGAAGAGACGGCCATCGTCAACGAGCTCAAGCACGTGCTCAACTACATGACGATCATGAAGCACCGCATCGGGCGCGAGTTCGAGCTGGACGTGCGCATCCCGCCGGCGTTTTTCCTGAAAAAGATCGCGCGGCTGACGCTTCAGCCGTTGATCGAGAACGTGTTCCAGCACGCCTTCGCCGACGGGTTCGAGGAGTATCATTACATCAGGCTCGACGCCTGGCTCGAGGACGACAGCCTCGTCGTCCTGCTCGAGGACAACGGGGTCGGCATTGCGCCGGCGCGTCTGGCGCTGCTGCAAGCGCAGCTGGAGGCGAACCAACTGGCTGAGGCGGTCAAGCAGAGCGGCAGCGGGCGGCAGCAGCGCGGCATCGGCATGATGAACGTGCACCGGCGCATCCAGCTCGTGTTCGGCGTGTCCTACGGGCTGCGGATCGAGAGCGTGCTGGGGGAAGGGACAAAGGTGTATATCCGGCTGCCGGACGCGGGAACTTCGAGCGCTGCGGGGCAATCGGGGCCAACGGAGGGGGCGGGAGAGCGGGAGGCGATGTGA